The following coding sequences are from one Pseudobacteroides sp. window:
- the hemZ gene encoding coproporphyrinogen dehydrogenase HemZ, whose protein sequence is MIYVKLEGHDYKYQVEDVIRMFFYNEDIIYADTSPINFGGIFILSRVEEGEKIYIELWREGLKAYYAESKLGVICDDGNEHIKSHRYKKKIKMELKRQLYLAFEFITGKSMPWGILTGIRPAKIVHEMLDMKFSRNFISEKLKNYYMVKEEKAGVLLEVAGKERSILNATPPDAVSIYIGIPFCTTRCLYCSFTSNPIDRSSDIVKNYIDALLYEMEKTAAIIADKGWSVQSIYIGGGTPTSIDEESLKKLLFGVESTFRMDGLQEFTLEAGRPDSLNVEKLGIIKSSRVDRISINPQSMNDEVLEAIGRNHTAKDIEWAFMKARETGFDNINMDIIAGLPGETLSMFKASLERITQLSPDSLTVHTLSFKRGSKLIEDKNNRTCIDNRCIEDMAGVAADYASTMNMKPYYLYRQKNILGNLENIGYSTKGHESIYNIQIMEEKQPIIAMGAGAVTKMVFPEENRIERVFNVKSVTEYINRTDEMIARKESIIFG, encoded by the coding sequence ATGATTTATGTAAAGCTGGAAGGGCATGATTATAAATATCAGGTTGAAGATGTAATAAGGATGTTTTTTTATAATGAAGATATTATATATGCCGATACATCCCCCATTAATTTTGGTGGGATTTTTATATTAAGCAGGGTAGAAGAAGGTGAAAAGATTTATATTGAGCTATGGAGAGAGGGCTTAAAAGCATATTATGCAGAAAGCAAGCTTGGAGTTATATGTGATGATGGGAATGAACATATCAAATCCCATAGATACAAAAAGAAAATAAAAATGGAGCTTAAGAGGCAGCTCTATCTGGCCTTTGAATTTATTACAGGTAAATCAATGCCATGGGGGATTCTGACGGGGATAAGGCCGGCAAAAATAGTCCATGAAATGCTGGATATGAAATTTTCTCGTAATTTCATAAGCGAGAAGCTTAAAAACTATTACATGGTAAAAGAGGAAAAGGCAGGAGTGCTTTTGGAGGTGGCCGGAAAAGAGCGGTCTATACTCAATGCAACACCTCCTGATGCAGTCAGTATTTATATAGGTATACCGTTTTGCACTACTCGATGCCTTTATTGTTCTTTCACTTCAAACCCTATAGATCGGTCATCCGACATAGTTAAAAATTATATTGATGCACTTTTATACGAGATGGAGAAAACTGCAGCAATTATTGCCGATAAGGGATGGAGTGTCCAGAGTATATATATAGGTGGAGGAACTCCTACATCCATTGACGAGGAAAGCCTAAAAAAGCTTTTATTTGGTGTCGAAAGCACTTTTAGAATGGACGGACTTCAGGAATTTACATTAGAGGCGGGGAGGCCCGATTCATTAAATGTTGAAAAACTTGGCATAATTAAGTCCAGCCGGGTGGATAGAATAAGTATAAATCCCCAGTCTATGAATGATGAGGTGCTAGAGGCAATAGGAAGAAACCATACGGCCAAAGATATAGAGTGGGCCTTTATGAAGGCACGGGAGACAGGATTTGATAATATAAACATGGATATTATAGCAGGACTTCCGGGAGAAACACTTAGTATGTTTAAGGCAAGTCTTGAAAGGATAACACAGCTTTCACCAGATAGCCTCACTGTCCATACACTTTCATTTAAAAGGGGATCAAAGCTTATAGAGGATAAGAACAATCGTACCTGTATTGATAACCGGTGTATAGAAGATATGGCAGGAGTTGCAGCAGATTATGCTTCAACGATGAATATGAAGCCTTATTATCTGTACAGGCAGAAAAACATACTTGGAAATCTGGAGAATATCGGGTACTCTACTAAAGGACATGAAAGTATATATAATATTCAGATAATGGAGGAAAAACAGCCCATTATTGCAATGGGAGCAGGTGCTGTTACAAAAATGGTGTTCCCTGAAGAAAACAGGATAGAAAGGGTCTTTAATGTTAAAAGTGTAACCGAATATATAAACCGGACTGATGAAATGATCGCAAGAAAAGAATCTATTATTTTCGGTTAG
- a CDS encoding MBL fold metallo-hydrolase, with protein MILECIPNGMFESNCYVLGVNGEGAIIDAGVDVTQVRKIVDDNKLKVKYIILTHGHIDHICELDELKSAVGGSAAIHEDDAEFLTNPVFNCSFVFGSNRIFKPADITLKDGDILELGGTKLEIIHTPGHTPGGMCIKVGGIVFTGDTLFRCSIGRTDLPGGNKHNIITSIKDKLFVLPDETLVYPGHNDASTIGFEKRNNII; from the coding sequence ATGATATTGGAATGTATACCTAATGGAATGTTTGAATCAAATTGTTATGTTTTAGGAGTAAACGGCGAAGGTGCGATAATTGACGCAGGTGTTGATGTAACGCAGGTACGGAAAATAGTTGACGACAATAAACTTAAGGTAAAATATATAATTCTGACTCATGGACATATAGACCATATTTGTGAGCTTGATGAGCTTAAATCAGCTGTTGGAGGCAGTGCGGCCATTCATGAGGATGATGCTGAATTTCTGACTAATCCGGTTTTTAACTGTTCATTTGTTTTCGGGTCCAACAGAATATTCAAACCTGCCGACATAACTCTCAAGGATGGAGATATTTTAGAGCTTGGTGGTACTAAACTGGAAATAATCCATACACCGGGGCACACTCCTGGAGGTATGTGTATAAAGGTGGGAGGAATTGTTTTTACCGGAGATACGCTTTTTAGGTGCTCGATCGGAAGAACCGATTTGCCTGGAGGAAACAAACATAACATAATAACATCCATAAAAGACAAATTGTTTGTACTGCCTGATGAAACATTGGTGTATCCGGGACATAATGATGCTTCTACAATAGGCTTTGAAAAAAGGAACAATATAATATGA
- the dtd gene encoding D-aminoacyl-tRNA deacylase has protein sequence MRGVVQRVKKAGVTVDGELIGKIQKGLLVFLGVGSEDDEKDIHYLADKILNLRIFEDAGGKMNESLLDQKGELLIVSQFTLYGDCRKGKRPSFDKAAKLKEAEILYERFVEYCRGFGIKVETGKFQAMMDVELNNDGPVTLLIDSKKEF, from the coding sequence ATGCGAGGGGTTGTTCAGAGAGTAAAAAAGGCTGGGGTTACTGTTGACGGTGAACTGATAGGCAAGATACAAAAGGGCCTTCTGGTCTTTTTGGGAGTTGGAAGTGAAGATGATGAAAAGGATATTCATTATCTGGCGGATAAAATACTTAATCTAAGAATATTTGAAGATGCTGGCGGAAAGATGAATGAATCCCTGCTGGACCAAAAGGGAGAGCTATTGATAGTATCGCAGTTTACGCTTTATGGTGATTGTAGAAAAGGAAAACGGCCGAGCTTTGACAAGGCAGCAAAACTTAAAGAAGCTGAGATACTCTATGAAAGGTTTGTAGAGTACTGCAGGGGCTTTGGTATAAAAGTAGAGACAGGAAAATTTCAGGCCATGATGGATGTAGAGCTAAATAACGACGGGCCTGTGACATTACTGATTGATAGCAAAAAGGAGTTTTAG